The Thermococcus sp. JdF3 genome contains the following window.
TGGATTCCTGCTCGGGGACGGCCACCTGGCCAAGGGAGTAAGGGTGTGGTTCAACTCGGGCAGGGAAGAGCTTGAGATGCTCGCTGAAGACCTCCGGAAGCTCGGCCTTTCGCCCTCTGAGATAATCGAGCGCGAATCCAGCTCGGAAATCAACGGGAGGCCTGTTAAGGGCAGAATCCACATGCTTTACGTGGACAGCTCGGCCTTCCATGCCCTCATGCGCTACTGGGGCGTTGAGGCTGGCAACAAAACGCGCAGGGGCTACCGCGTGCCGGAGTGGATAAAGAAGGGCAACCTCTTCGTCAAGAGGGAGTTCCTGCGCGGCCTCTTCGGCGCCGATGGGACAAGGCCGGGCGGAAGGCGCTACAACTTCAACGGGATAAAGCTTGAGATGCGCGCGACCCGCGAGAGCCTTGAGCTCACGACGGAGTTCTTCAACGACCTCTCCGAGCTGTTGAGGGAATTCGACGTCGAGTCCAGGGTCACGGTCTCGCCCGTGGGCGACAGGTTCATAGTCCGCCTCGTGGTTACTCCCAACGACGCCAACTACCTCCGCTTCCTCAGCAGGGTCGGCTACGCCTACGCCAAGGACAGCCACGCGAGACTCGTTGGGGAGTACCTCAGGATCAAGCTCGCCTACAAGGAGATCGTCCTCCCGGAGCTGGCAGAGAAGGCCGTTGAGCTGGCAACGTCGTCCAACCCGACCAGCGCCGCCAGGCTTCTGGGCGTCAAGAGGGACTTCGTGGTCAGCAGGCTCAAGGGTAAAGAGATTGGCCTGACGAGGGACTTCATGACGTTCGAGGAATTCCTCCGGGAGAGAACCCTCGACGGCTACGTGGTCGAGAAGGTAATCCGGAAGGAAAACCTGGGGTACCTCGACGTCTACGACGTCACCTGCGCGAGGGACCACAGCTTCATCTCAAACGGCCTCGTCAGCCACAACTGCAACTACTCGTCCAAGATTATCGAGCCCATCCAGAGCCGCTGTGCAATCTTCCGCTTCAGGCCGCTCAACGACGAGGACGTGGCCGAGCGCATACGGTACATAGCGGAGAACGAGGGGCTCGAGCTGACAGAGGACGGCCTTCAGGCCATACTGTACGTTGCCGAGGGCGATCTCAGGAGGGCAATAAACGTCCTGCAGGCGGCCGCGGCGCTCGATAAAACGATAACCGATGAGAACGTCTTTCTCGTGGCGAGCAGGGCCAGGCCGGAGGATGTGCGTGATATGATGAACCTGGCACTGGAGGGCAACTTCCTCAAGGCGAGGGAGAAGCTCAGGGAGATTCTCCTCAAGCAGGGCCTCAGCGGCGAAGATGTGCTAATCCAGATGCACAGGGAGGTCTTCAACCTGCCGATTCCCGAGGACAGGAAAGTTGCACTGGCGGACAAGATAGGGGAGTACAACTTCCGCCTCGTTGAGGGCGCCAACGAGATGATACAGCTCGAGGCTCTCTTGGCGCAGTTCACCATAATGGGCAAGTGATGGCCATGCCGAGGGAAGTGCCCTGGGTCGAGAAGTACAGGCCGAGGCGGCTGGATGAGATAGTCGGTCAGACTAAGGCTATAGAGCAGGTCAAGGCCTGGATAGGGGCGTGGCTGGAGGGGAAACCTCCAAAGAAGAAGGCTCTCATCCTCGCGGGACCGCCCGGGACCGGTAAGACGACCACCGTCTATGCCCTGGCCAAGGAATACGGCTTCGAGGTCATCGAGCTGAACGCGAGCGACGAGAGGACGTACGAGAAGATAGAGCGCTACGTTCAGGCCGCTTACACTATGGACATCCTCGGGAAGAGGAGGAAGCTGATATTCCTCGATGAAGCTGACAACATCGAGCCAACGGGGGCGAGGGAGATAGCGAAGCTCATCGACAGGGCGAGAAACCCCATCATAATGAGCGCCAACCACTACTGGGAGGTTCCCAGGGAGATACGGAGCAGGGCGCAGATAGTGGAGTACAAGCGCCTGACCCAGCGCGATATTATCAAAGCCCTCGCCAGGATACTCCACCACGAGGGTAAGAGGGTTCCAAAGGAACTGCTCTACGACATCGCCAAGCACGCGGGCGGCGACCTCCGTGCCGCGGTGAACGATCTGCAGACCGTCGTCACGGGCGGGGTCGAGGACGCGGCCCAGGTTCTGGCCTACCGCGACACCGAGAAGAGCGTTTTCCAGGCACTGGCGCAGATTTTTGCCACGGACAACGCAAAGAAAGCCAGGATGGCAACGCTCGGTGTTGACATGTTCCCCCACGAACTCCTCCAGTGGATAGACGAGAACCTTCCCTACGTCTACTACAAGCCCGAGGACATAGCGAGGGCCTATGAGGCGCTCAGCAGGGCCGACATATACCTCGGCAGGGCGCAGAGAACCGGAAACTACGGCCTCTGGAAGTACGCCACCGACATGATGACGGCTGGAGTTGCCGTGGCGGGTGTCAAAAAGAAGGGCTTCGTGCGGATTTATCCCCCGAAGACGATAAAGCTCCTCACGGAGAGCAAGGCGGAGAGGGGCCTCCGCGATTCGGTCGTCAAGAAGATAATGAGTGAGATGCACATGGCGAAGCTGGAGGCGCTGGAGACCCTTAACTACCTCAGGGCAATATTTGAGAACAGCGCGGACGTTGCGGCGCACTTCGTCGTCTTCCTCGAGCTGACGGAGAAAGAGGTGGAGTTCATCGCCGGCGACAGGGAGAGGGCGAGGACGATCTGGGCCAAGAGCCTTAACATCCACAAGAAGCTCAAGGAGCGCGGTGAACTGGAGGAGAGCGTGAGGGAGAGCCTGAGGGACGTGAAGGAAGAGACCGAAGAGGTTCTTAAGGCTGAGGAACAAGAAACCGAGGAAACCTCCAAATCCGAAACGGCTGAAGAGGAACTCACGGAGGAGGAGCTCGAGGAGGCCGAGAGGGAAATCAAGCCCCTCGGCAGGAAAAAGCCTGAAAAGAAGAAGGGCAAGCAGGCGACGCTCTTCGACTTTTTAGGGAAGAAGTGATCCCCTGGAATTTTTGCATTGTCTTTGATATTAATTTTTATTGTTTTGATACTCCATAAGATATAAAAAGGCCAATGTCTTGTATCCTCATGATGACCATGCTCGGCCGCGAGGAGATAATAGAGATCCTCGCCCCTTACAACCTCTGGGGGGGAAGGGAGTGGGAGGCCGTTCCCAGGGAGGAATACCTCTCGGCAGTTGAGCGGAAGCTCTCCGCCGGAGCCGTTGCCCTCATAGGCCCAAGGCGCTCCGGGAAGACAACCCTGGCGGGGCTTTTCCTGAGGGGGCTCGTTGAATCCGGTCTTCCGTCAGAGGCTACGCTCTACGTGAACCTTGAGGACCCGAGGTTTTCACCACATCTGAAACCTGAGCTTCTTGAGGAGATTTTCTCCGCGTATCGGACGTACGTCTACGACGGTGTCGATCCCGTGGTGGTCCTGGACGAGGTTCAGGAGGTGGAAGGCTGGGAGAGGTGGGTTAGAAAGGCCATCGACCTCGGCGAGGCCAGGATCATAGTCACCGGCTCGACGTCGTCGCTCCTCCGTTCGGAGCTCTCAACGCTCCTAACCGGCAGGGTTCTCCCCATGGAAGTTTATCCCCTGAGTTTCAGGGAGTTTCTGCTCTTCAGGGGCCTGCCAACCGACTTCAGGGAAGCCCTCGGGGCCAGGAGAAGGGTTGAGAGTGCCCTCAGGGAGTACCTTGAGTTCGGCGGCTTTCCCCAGGTGGTTCTGACAGAAGACACCGCGCTCAGGCTCGAACTCCTGAGGGAGCTTTTTGAGGGAATAGTGCTCAGGGACATAGCCTACAGGCACGGTTTCCGGGAACTCAGGACTGTCAGGGCCCTTTCGGAGCTGGCCCTGAGCAGGTTTTCCTCCCTAGTCAGCGTCTCCCGGCTGAGGAACGAGCTCTCGGGGATAGTCGGAAGAAAGGTCTCGCCGAACTTCGTCGATGCGGTTCTCGATGCCATGGATGAGGCATACCTGACCTTTCGCCTTCCGATACTCTCGCCTAAGGTCAAGGACGTCATGCGCTATCCTAAAAAGCTATACGCGATAGACACGGGCATAGCGAACGTCGCGGGGATTAGGTTCACCGAGAACATCGGCAGGCTCGCCGAGAACGCCGTTGCGAGGCATCTGAGGCAGATCTTCGGTGAGAACGTTTTCTACTACCGAGGTAGGGGTGAAGTTGATTTCGTCGTCAAGGAGGGCCTTGGGGTAACGCGGGCGGTTCAGGTGAGCTGGGACGTCGATGAAAGCTGGGAGCGCGAGGTGAACGGCCTGCTGGAGGCGATGGAGGTCTTTGACCTGAGGGAGGGCCTGGTAGTTACGGGCTGGAAGTCCTGCGAGGAGCGCTTTGGGGAGAGGACAGTAAGGTGCGTCCCACTGTGGAGGTTCCTGCTCTCTATCTGAGTCCCACATCCGCGCACACCTTGAAAACGTGCGGCTTGAAGTCGCTCACCTTCTTTACGCGGACCCCGCACTCCCTTCCCAGCATGGCGCACGCGTCCATTATCTTGGTCCTGAACGCCCCGACATCGGCCTCGTGGACGAAATCGTAGTAGTGAAGCCATTTCTCGGCCCTGCCCAGCGTTAGAGCCAAGGCATCAACGCCCCTTGGGGTGGGGCTTATCACCCTGTCGTGGGTCGGAAGTTCGGGGAGAACGTCGAAAACGTCGCCGTGGATGAACTCTATCTCGCCCTTCAGCCTTTCCCGGTTCAGCTCGATGTTCTCGAGGCCGAGTTCGTAGGCTTCCCTGTTCAGCTCCACCGCGGTTATCTTGGCCCGTTTATAGCGCGCTATGACGAGCGCATACGGCAGAACGCCGGCGAAGGGAATCAGAATCCTTTCGCCGTCCTGAACGAGCTGGGCCAGGCGGTAGCGCTCGCCCTTCATCCGCGGGTTGAAGAAGGCCTTCGAGAGGTCCACCTTTATCTGCACTCCGTTTTCTCTGTGGACGGTTTCCAGCCGTCTCTCCCCCCAGATTATCGAGTATTCCCTTATCCTGAAGGCCCCCTCGTGGAAGCCTTTCTGGGCCACGACCCTGATGAAGGGGTGGACCTTTCTGAGGCCCCATACGATATCGTCCACCCTGTGGGAAAGCTCCCTCGGCACTTGGATTACCGCTATGTCCCCGACGATGTCGTAGCGCCGCAGGTGCTTCAGCTCATCCTCGCTCAGCCTCCCGGCGAGGACGCTCTCGAGGTTCTTGTAAAGCTGCCGCTCGGGCCGGAGGGGAAGTTCGGAGGGCAGGACTTCGTAGCCGAGTGAGTGAAGGAGGGGGTCCTCGATGACGGGGAGGAGAACGAACTCTCCCTCCCGTTTCGGACGCCTCTTCCCGTCGTAGAGGCCCAGCTTCTTCAGCATCCTCTTCACGGGTTCAGCTTCCCTCTTTGGGACTCTGAGTGCCGGCATCGCCATTCCGCTCCGGGGATTTGGGCGCGCTTCCGGGGGGCAGTGTTCCAAACAATGCAACGCCCACTACGTTGTTGATGATTCTCTGAACATCGATGGTTTCGAGTTCCTTTTTGAATATTGCGTACTGCTGGGGTTCCAGCGTTTCGGGAGTGACGAGCAGTATCATGTGTCCCCCGTGGATTATGGCAGCGTCCCTAACCGCGAGGATGAACTTCGCTATGGATTTAAAGTCCACATAGAAGCTTATGTACTCGATTCCCTCGATGTAAACTATCCCGCTGGGGTTATTCTTAAGGAACGTGGTTATCCTGCTGTTCAGGATGTGAAGTGCACTGGGACTCACGGACTGGGGATGCTCCACGCGGGTGAGCCAGAGGTATTCCGCGGGCTCCACCCCCATCTTCTCGACCCATGATTCCGGGCGTTCTCTGCCTATGGCAAGGATGGGAACATTGAAATACCCGAAGATGGTTTTCAGCAGAATCTTTGCATCCTCGGTTGATGTGAGCATCGCGGCTGGGGGTAAGGGTGGTTTTCTGCCCCGGGATTTCTCCCCCTGGGCGGACGGTGCCCGCCAGTATCTCTCCAGTTTGCCCAGCATATTCAATGTTGAGCTTGCCAGAATTATGTATCCGAGCGTTATGCTGACCGCCTGGAGCATCCAGAACTTGAGGGAAACGGCTACAGTCGCCAGTACTCCGAGGCCTCCGGCGATACCGAACAGGAAAAAGGATACCAACAGTGTCCTAGCCAGGGTTTTTACAGGTTCTCCGTGTCTTTTATACTCCTCCAGGGAACGTATGACGCCGTATGCGCCTATGCCGATCAGGATTGCAGCGGAGAGATATTGGATTTCATTCCCATGCCCCACGCTTTCACCTAATCATATAGATGCCAGCTTCCCAAAAAACTTTTCCTTCATTTCCAGTACGGCTCCCTCATGAGGACGACCCGGCGGAATATCTCCACGAGCTCTCCGTCGCTTGCGCCGTTTCTGAGGGCCGTCGCGAAGTCGATGAGGTCATCCTTCCTCAGCAGGCACGTCTTGAACTTCCCGTCCGACGTGACGCGGAGCCTCGTGCAGTTGGCGCAGAATACCGTGTTGTGCATCGCCCGGACCACCTCAACCTCTGCGACTCCGTGGTCGGTGTGAATGAAGTACTTCTTCCTTCTGTGCATCCTCCTCTCGCGGGTCTCCACGGCCATTTCCTCCAGCCGCTCCTCCACGGGCCTGAGCGGGTAGAAGTACTTCCTGAAGAACCTGGTCTCCGTCATCTCCCTCGGGGCCTCGAGCTCGATGAGCTGGAGTATCGTCCCGGTCTTCGCGGCGAACTCCACCATGTCCCATATCTCGCCGTCGTTCAGTCCCCTCATAACGGTCATGTTGAGCTTCACCGGGCTGAGGTACTTCACCGCCTCCTCTATGCCTTCGAGGACCGTGTCGAGCATATCGACACCGGTGATTCTGCGGTAAACGTCGGGCTTTAGACTGTGGAGGGATACGTTGACGCGGTTGAGGCCCGCTTCGGCGAGCGGCTTCGCCAGCTCCTTCAACCTGCTCCCGTTCGTGGTCATAGAGAGGTCAGCCACGTATGGCCTTATGCGCCTCACTATCTCGAGTATATCGTCCCTGACGGTGGGCTCCCCTCCGGTAAGTTTGACC
Protein-coding sequences here:
- a CDS encoding LAGLIDADG family homing endonuclease encodes the protein MFFAGEIPVLLHNSDERGINVIREKVKEFARTKPVAGASFKIIFLDEADALTQDAQQALRRTMEMFSNNVRFILSCVTGDTRIYTPDEREVRIRDFLGHFERGLLREVSNRAGRDTVIAAVAFNSRIVGHPVFRLTLESGRTIEATGDHMFLTPEGWVQTYDLKEGSEVLVRPTLEGTPYEEDPRPIIDLGDFYAFLEKIEREHGLKPLGEARTFRELLTREKEKILARALELKAEMENGLTAREAEVLELIPGEWISREELQLKTGLSRVRINQLLKSLEEKGYVERRISGKAQLVRKVREGRPLRNPMDVKRALEEEFGIRISYTTVRKLLAGEVSGMAYDILREVREKWLVRYDDERAGILARVLGFLLGDGHLAKGVRVWFNSGREELEMLAEDLRKLGLSPSEIIERESSSEINGRPVKGRIHMLYVDSSAFHALMRYWGVEAGNKTRRGYRVPEWIKKGNLFVKREFLRGLFGADGTRPGGRRYNFNGIKLEMRATRESLELTTEFFNDLSELLREFDVESRVTVSPVGDRFIVRLVVTPNDANYLRFLSRVGYAYAKDSHARLVGEYLRIKLAYKEIVLPELAEKAVELATSSNPTSAARLLGVKRDFVVSRLKGKEIGLTRDFMTFEEFLRERTLDGYVVEKVIRKENLGYLDVYDVTCARDHSFISNGLVSHNCNYSSKIIEPIQSRCAIFRFRPLNDEDVAERIRYIAENEGLELTEDGLQAILYVAEGDLRRAINVLQAAAALDKTITDENVFLVASRARPEDVRDMMNLALEGNFLKAREKLREILLKQGLSGEDVLIQMHREVFNLPIPEDRKVALADKIGEYNFRLVEGANEMIQLEALLAQFTIMGK
- a CDS encoding replication factor C large subunit produces the protein MPREVPWVEKYRPRRLDEIVGQTKAIEQVKAWIGAWLEGKPPKKKALILAGPPGTGKTTTVYALAKEYGFEVIELNASDERTYEKIERYVQAAYTMDILGKRRKLIFLDEADNIEPTGAREIAKLIDRARNPIIMSANHYWEVPREIRSRAQIVEYKRLTQRDIIKALARILHHEGKRVPKELLYDIAKHAGGDLRAAVNDLQTVVTGGVEDAAQVLAYRDTEKSVFQALAQIFATDNAKKARMATLGVDMFPHELLQWIDENLPYVYYKPEDIARAYEALSRADIYLGRAQRTGNYGLWKYATDMMTAGVAVAGVKKKGFVRIYPPKTIKLLTESKAERGLRDSVVKKIMSEMHMAKLEALETLNYLRAIFENSADVAAHFVVFLELTEKEVEFIAGDRERARTIWAKSLNIHKKLKERGELEESVRESLRDVKEETEEVLKAEEQETEETSKSETAEEELTEEELEEAEREIKPLGRKKPEKKKGKQATLFDFLGKK
- a CDS encoding ATP-binding protein; this translates as MTMLGREEIIEILAPYNLWGGREWEAVPREEYLSAVERKLSAGAVALIGPRRSGKTTLAGLFLRGLVESGLPSEATLYVNLEDPRFSPHLKPELLEEIFSAYRTYVYDGVDPVVVLDEVQEVEGWERWVRKAIDLGEARIIVTGSTSSLLRSELSTLLTGRVLPMEVYPLSFREFLLFRGLPTDFREALGARRRVESALREYLEFGGFPQVVLTEDTALRLELLRELFEGIVLRDIAYRHGFRELRTVRALSELALSRFSSLVSVSRLRNELSGIVGRKVSPNFVDAVLDAMDEAYLTFRLPILSPKVKDVMRYPKKLYAIDTGIANVAGIRFTENIGRLAENAVARHLRQIFGENVFYYRGRGEVDFVVKEGLGVTRAVQVSWDVDESWEREVNGLLEAMEVFDLREGLVVTGWKSCEERFGERTVRCVPLWRFLLSI
- a CDS encoding class I SAM-dependent methyltransferase family protein translates to MPALRVPKREAEPVKRMLKKLGLYDGKRRPKREGEFVLLPVIEDPLLHSLGYEVLPSELPLRPERQLYKNLESVLAGRLSEDELKHLRRYDIVGDIAVIQVPRELSHRVDDIVWGLRKVHPFIRVVAQKGFHEGAFRIREYSIIWGERRLETVHRENGVQIKVDLSKAFFNPRMKGERYRLAQLVQDGERILIPFAGVLPYALVIARYKRAKITAVELNREAYELGLENIELNRERLKGEIEFIHGDVFDVLPELPTHDRVISPTPRGVDALALTLGRAEKWLHYYDFVHEADVGAFRTKIMDACAMLGRECGVRVKKVSDFKPHVFKVCADVGLR
- a CDS encoding DUF835 domain-containing protein, with amino-acid sequence MGHGNEIQYLSAAILIGIGAYGVIRSLEEYKRHGEPVKTLARTLLVSFFLFGIAGGLGVLATVAVSLKFWMLQAVSITLGYIILASSTLNMLGKLERYWRAPSAQGEKSRGRKPPLPPAAMLTSTEDAKILLKTIFGYFNVPILAIGRERPESWVEKMGVEPAEYLWLTRVEHPQSVSPSALHILNSRITTFLKNNPSGIVYIEGIEYISFYVDFKSIAKFILAVRDAAIIHGGHMILLVTPETLEPQQYAIFKKELETIDVQRIINNVVGVALFGTLPPGSAPKSPERNGDAGTQSPKEGS
- the moaA gene encoding GTP 3',8-cyclase MoaA translates to MLYDRFGRPATNLRISLTQDCNFRCFFCHREGQHFNASLELTPSEIERLVRVASRLGIRKVKLTGGEPTVRDDILEIVRRIRPYVADLSMTTNGSRLKELAKPLAEAGLNRVNVSLHSLKPDVYRRITGVDMLDTVLEGIEEAVKYLSPVKLNMTVMRGLNDGEIWDMVEFAAKTGTILQLIELEAPREMTETRFFRKYFYPLRPVEERLEEMAVETRERRMHRRKKYFIHTDHGVAEVEVVRAMHNTVFCANCTRLRVTSDGKFKTCLLRKDDLIDFATALRNGASDGELVEIFRRVVLMREPYWK